From Scomber japonicus isolate fScoJap1 chromosome 22, fScoJap1.pri, whole genome shotgun sequence, one genomic window encodes:
- the LOC128384357 gene encoding galactose-3-O-sulfotransferase 2-like: MRWARSTLIPWGKLSAPRSLGSKSDTNVIVAFFQLGQASVKLTVPVFQVYNAREVAPAFRKAKGLGDFADDPRKYYDPRLRNNHYARNLLWFDFGMDHNANFSVVLAQRGEAMIHQAFKLILISEYFDQSMILLRHALCWPLDAVVSFSLNARQQKPSSTGGMSGSWMGKAAAAVAGVNVRGARSQAKTPPNLSLTEEQREKLRQWNALDWYLYKAFNRTFWEEIDRFGHDQMEQEVALLRIRRDDLARVCLRDGGKPVEAHRIRDKTIRPFQSGLVKILGYELQPGLDNITRTACLRMIRPEIQYKDVLDVKQFPRAQPVQAQPGQQGQGLMIAAGGSFLRQDLSRTGGEKLVGGEAGGRMVEERERDWDGSHLKRSNQTLLRAQEKGRLR; encoded by the exons ATGCGGTGGGCACGGTCCACTTTAATCCCCTGGGGGAAATTGTCAGCTCCGAGGAGTTTAGGCAGCAAGTCAGACACAAAC GTCATCGTGGCTTTTTTCCAGCTCGGCCAGGCGTCCGTCAAACTCACCGTGCCAGTCTTCCAGGTTTATAATGCGAGAG AAGTAGCACCTGCCTTTCGGAAAGCTAAAGGCTTGGGTGATTTTGCTGATGACCCAAGGAAATACTATGACCCTCGTCTCCGCAACAATCACTACGCCCGCAACCTGCTGTGGTTTGACTTTGGCATGGACCACAACGCTAATTTCTCAGTGGTTTTGGCTCAGCGTGGAGAGGCCATGATCCATCAAGCTTTTAAGCTGATTCTGATATCAGAGTACTTTGACCAGTCCATGATCCTGCTGAGACATGCACTCTGCTGGCCACTGGATGCCGTTGTGTCATTCAGCCTCAACGCTAGGCAGCAGAAGCCGAGCAGCACAGGAGGGATGAGTGGCAGCTGGATgggcaaagcagcagcagcagtggctgGTGTCAACGTTAGGGGTGCACGCTCACAAGCCAAGACACCGCCCAATCTTTCCCTAACAGAGGAACAGCGGGAGAAGCTGCGGCAGTGGAACGCCTTAGACTGGTACTTATACAAAGCCTTTAACCGGACCTTCTGGGAGGAAATTGACAGGTTTGGTCATGACCAGATGGAGCAAGAAGTGGCTCTTCTTAGGATACGACGGGACGATCTGGCCCGGGTTTGTCTGAGGGATGGTGGGAAGCCTGTGGAGGCCCACAGGATCCGTGACAAAACCATCCGGCCATTCCAGAGCGGATTAGTGAAGATTCTGGGCTATGAGCTCCAGCCAGGACTGGACAACATCACCAGGACGGCCTGTCTGAGGATGATCAGGCCTGAGATTCAATACAAAGATGTGTTGGATGTTAAACAGTTCCCACGGGCTCAGCCTGTCCAAGCCCAGCCAGGGCAACAGGGCCAGGGACTGATGATAGCAGCCGGTGGTTCTTTTTTAAGACAAGACTTGTCCAGGACCGGAGGAGAGAAGCTGGTGGGGGGAGAGGCAGGGGGGAGGAtggtggaggagagggagagagactggGATGGAAGCCATTTAAAAAGAAGCAACCAGACTTTGCTACGAGCACAAGAAAAAGGAAGGTTGAGATAG
- the LOC128384358 gene encoding galactose-3-O-sulfotransferase 2-like has product MATVFPDGSGLFQQDNALCYTAKIVGECSVQPAARSIFSSPDAQGPSLGSCQPHTHIMFLKTHKTASSTVLNMLYRFGEERNLRFALPLGYQLGYPLPFNAHRVKGYRGPRAIEFHIMGNHMRFNKPEVEKVMPADTFFFSIIRDPVALAESSFAYYKEVAPAFRKAKGLGDFADDPRKYYDPRLRNNHYARNLLWFDFGMDHNANFSVVLAQRGEAMIHQAFKLILISEYFDQSMILLRHALCWPLDAVVSFSLNARQQKPSSTGGMSGSWMGKAAAVAGVNIRGARSQAKTPPNLSLTEEQREKLRQWNALDWYLYKAFNRTFWEEIDRFGHDQMEQEVALLRIRRDDLARVCLRDGGKPVEAHRIRDKTIRPFQSGLVKILGYELQPGLDNITRTACLRMIRPEIQYKDVLDVKQFPRAQPVQAQPGQQGQGLMIAAGGSFLRQDLSRTGGEKLVGGEARGRMVEERERDWDGSHLKRSNQTLLRAQEKGRLR; this is encoded by the exons ATGGCAACAGTCTTCCCTGATGGCAGTGGTCTCTTTCAGCAGGATAATGCACTCTGCTACACAGCAAAGATTGTTGGGGAATG cAGTGTCCAGCCAGCTGCTCGCTCCATCTTCTCATCCCCTGATGCTCAGGGGCCCTCTCTGGGCTCCTGTCAACCTCACACTCACATCATGTTCCTCAAGACCCACAAGACAGCCAGCAGCACTGTGCTCAACATGCTCTACCGCTTTGGAGAGGAGCGCAACCTCCGATTCGCCCTACCACTGGGCTACCAGTTGGGCTACCCACTGCCCTTCAACGCTCACAGGGTCAAAGGTTACCGAGGTCCCAGAGCCATCGAGTTCCACATCATGGGCAATCATATGAGATTTAATAAGCCAGAG GTAGAAAAGGTGATGCCTGCAGacaccttcttcttctccatcatCAGAGACCCAGTGGCTCTGGCTGAGTCCTCTTTTGCTTATTACAAAGAAGTAGCACCTGCCTTTCGGAAAGCTAAAGGCTTGGGTGATTTTGCTGATGACCCAAGGAAATACTATGACCCTCGTCTCCGCAACAATCACTACGCCCGCAACCTGCTGTGGTTTGACTTTGGCATGGACCACAACGCTAATTTCTCAGTGGTTTTGGCTCAGCGTGGAGAGGCCATGATCCATCAAGCTTTTAAGCTGATTCTGATATCAGAGTACTTTGACCAGTCCATGATCCTGCTGAGACATGCACTCTGCTGGCCACTGGATGCCGTTGTGTCATTCAGCCTCAACGCTAGGCAGCAGAAGCCGAGCAGCACAGGAGGGATGAGTGGCAGCTGGATgggcaaagcagcagcagtggctgGTGTCAACATTAGAGGTGCACGCTCACAAGCCAAGACACCGCCCAATCTTTCCCTAACAGAGGAACAGCGGGAGAAGCTGCGGCAGTGGAACGCCTTAGACTGGTACTTATACAAAGCCTTTAACCGGACCTTCTGGGAGGAAATTGACAGGTTTGGTCATGACCAGATGGAGCAAGAAGTGGCTCTTCTTAGGATACGACGGGACGATCTGGCCCGGGTTTGTCTGAGGGATGGTGGGAAGCCTGTGGAGGCCCACAGGATCCGTGACAAAACCATCCGGCCATTCCAGAGCGGATTAGTGAAGATTCTGGGCTATGAGCTCCAGCCAGGACTGGACAACATCACCAGGACGGCCTGTCTGAGGATGATCAGGCCTGAGATTCAATACAAAGATGTGTTGGATGTTAAACAGTTCCCACGGGCTCAGCCTGTCCAAGCCCAGCCAGGGCAACAGGGCCAGGGACTGATGATAGCAGCCGGTGGTTCTTTTTTAAGACAAGACTTGTCCAGGACCGGAGGAGAGAAGCTGGTGGGGGGAGAGGCAAGGGGGAGGAtggtggaggagagggagagagactggGATGGAAGCCATTTAAAAAGAAGCAACCAGACTTTGCTACGAGCACAAGAAAAAGGAAGGTTGAGATAG